The following proteins are co-located in the Fusobacteriaceae bacterium genome:
- the accC gene encoding acetyl-CoA carboxylase biotin carboxylase subunit encodes MFRKILIANRGEIAVRIIRAAKELGIATVAVYSEADRDSLHVRYADEAICLGGMSGQDSYLKIPSIMSAAEITGADAIHPGYGFLSENTQFAEICDMYHIAFIGPRAECIAKMGDKATARATAIACGVPVTPGTGIVKTPAEAEKLIEEKIGWPVMIKATAGGGGKGMRIAWNAEELEPAMLAAQGEAGAAFGNPDVYIEKYLANPRHIEIQILGDSHGNVIYLGERDCSIQRRHQKLIEEAPAFSLPADMRNKMGMAAVALAKAIRYDSAGTLEFLVDHDRDFYFMEMNTRVQVEHTVTEMITGLDIIKLQIQIAAGARLNINQSDIVLTGHAIECRINAEDPENDFLPSPGVLEKFILPGGNGVRVDTHSYQGYEISPWYDSMIGKLITYGVDRDEAIAKMRRALGEFVIEGIETTIPFHLDVLNNDLYLAGKTSTNFIEENFSAKS; translated from the coding sequence ATGTTTCGCAAAATATTGATCGCCAACAGGGGCGAAATCGCGGTCAGGATCATCCGCGCCGCCAAAGAGTTGGGAATCGCCACGGTGGCCGTCTATTCCGAAGCCGACCGGGACAGCCTCCATGTGCGCTACGCCGATGAAGCCATCTGCCTCGGCGGCATGTCGGGCCAGGATTCCTACCTCAAGATCCCCAGCATCATGTCGGCCGCCGAGATCACCGGCGCCGACGCCATCCATCCGGGCTACGGATTTCTCTCGGAAAATACGCAATTCGCGGAAATTTGCGATATGTACCACATCGCTTTTATCGGGCCGAGAGCCGAATGTATCGCCAAAATGGGCGACAAAGCCACCGCCCGCGCCACGGCCATCGCCTGCGGCGTTCCGGTAACGCCCGGGACGGGGATCGTGAAAACCCCCGCCGAGGCGGAAAAACTGATTGAGGAAAAAATCGGCTGGCCCGTTATGATCAAGGCCACGGCCGGAGGCGGCGGCAAAGGCATGCGGATCGCCTGGAACGCCGAAGAGCTGGAACCCGCCATGTTGGCGGCCCAGGGCGAGGCCGGCGCCGCTTTCGGAAACCCCGACGTCTATATCGAAAAATATCTCGCCAATCCGCGCCATATCGAGATCCAAATCCTGGGCGACAGCCACGGGAACGTGATCTACCTCGGCGAACGGGATTGTTCGATCCAGCGGCGGCATCAGAAGCTGATCGAGGAGGCCCCGGCCTTTTCGCTCCCCGCCGATATGCGCAACAAAATGGGCATGGCGGCCGTGGCGCTGGCTAAAGCCATCCGCTATGATTCTGCGGGGACGCTGGAGTTCCTCGTGGACCATGACCGGGACTTCTACTTTATGGAGATGAATACGCGGGTCCAGGTGGAGCATACGGTGACGGAAATGATCACAGGCCTTGACATCATCAAGCTCCAGATCCAGATCGCGGCCGGGGCGAGGCTCAACATCAACCAGAGCGATATTGTCCTGACCGGGCACGCCATCGAGTGCAGGATCAACGCCGAAGATCCGGAAAACGACTTTCTCCCCTCGCCGGGCGTGCTGGAAAAATTCATCCTGCCGGGCGGAAACGGCGTCCGGGTCGACACCCACTCCTACCAGGGCTATGAGATCTCCCCCTGGTACGACTCCATGATCGGAAAGCTCATCACCTACGGCGTGGACCGCGACGAGGCCATCGCCAAGATGCGGCGGGCTCTCGGGGAATTTGTGATCGAGGGCATCGAGACCACGATCCCCTTCCATCTGGACGTCCTCAACAATGATCTCTACCTCGCGGGAAAAACTTCGACCAATTTCATTGAAGAAAATTTTTCCGCAAAAAGTTAA
- the murI gene encoding glutamate racemase gives MSEKRPIGLFDSGVGGLSVLKEVVKLLPNEDVIYYGDSGNAPYGEREGEDIRRLCFGIMDFLIEKNCKVIVIACNTAVAAAYDDIRERYGIPTVDVVSPGARGALGATKSKKIGVFSTPFTAKSDIYAQKIKAIDPSARVFQEGCREFVPMIESGWEMFSDRREIIAKHVKNLPSGTDTLVLGCTHYPIIREDIASLFHGIIVDPAKETAFALQEILRELRLANPKETQGVVEYYVSGDTEAFRKIADRFLGVSIPAPTGKKVN, from the coding sequence ATGTCGGAAAAAAGACCCATCGGTCTCTTTGATTCCGGGGTCGGCGGTCTCAGCGTACTCAAAGAAGTCGTGAAGCTCCTGCCCAACGAGGACGTCATTTATTACGGCGACAGCGGAAACGCCCCCTACGGCGAGCGCGAAGGGGAAGACATCCGCCGTCTCTGCTTCGGCATCATGGATTTCCTTATTGAAAAAAACTGCAAAGTCATCGTGATCGCCTGCAATACGGCGGTAGCGGCGGCTTATGACGATATACGGGAGCGCTACGGCATCCCCACGGTGGATGTCGTGAGTCCGGGCGCGAGAGGGGCCCTTGGGGCCACAAAATCAAAAAAAATCGGCGTATTTTCGACGCCCTTTACGGCAAAATCCGATATTTACGCCCAAAAGATCAAGGCAATCGATCCCTCGGCCCGAGTGTTCCAGGAAGGCTGCCGGGAATTCGTCCCCATGATCGAAAGCGGCTGGGAGATGTTTTCCGACCGGCGGGAGATCATCGCGAAGCATGTGAAAAATCTCCCCTCCGGGACCGATACGCTTGTCCTCGGTTGTACGCATTATCCGATTATCCGGGAGGATATCGCGTCGCTGTTTCACGGCATTATCGTGGATCCGGCCAAAGAGACGGCCTTTGCCCTGCAAGAGATCCTGCGGGAACTCCGCCTCGCCAATCCCAAAGAGACGCAAGGCGTCGTAGAATATTATGTCAGCGGGGATACCGAGGCTTTTCGAAAGATCGCCGACCGTTTTCTGGGCGTATCCATACCGGCGCCCACGGGAAAAAAAGTCAATTGA
- the nusB gene encoding transcription antitermination factor NusB, producing MRRSKLRETVFHLLFENELLEGDELLTLEAFRKRMEAQAGEKAPPFGEKDMVFLESYLGGIKARKKEIRETIDQNMTGWVFDRIGFVERALFLCSVYELLQKEIPYEIVVDEAVELAKRYGDEKTPDFINGVLARIINK from the coding sequence ATGAGGAGAAGCAAACTCAGGGAAACCGTGTTTCACCTGCTATTTGAAAACGAACTCCTTGAAGGGGACGAGCTTTTGACGCTGGAAGCCTTCAGGAAGCGAATGGAAGCCCAGGCCGGAGAAAAAGCGCCGCCATTTGGAGAAAAGGACATGGTCTTTCTCGAAAGCTATCTGGGCGGCATAAAAGCGCGGAAAAAAGAGATCCGCGAGACCATCGACCAAAACATGACCGGCTGGGTCTTTGACCGGATCGGCTTTGTGGAGCGGGCGCTTTTTCTCTGCTCTGTCTACGAGCTCTTGCAAAAGGAAATCCCCTACGAGATTGTCGTCGACGAGGCCGTAGAGCTTGCAAAGCGCTACGGCGATGAAAAGACGCCCGATTTCATTAACGGGGTGCTCGCCCGGATCATTAACAAGTAA
- a CDS encoding lactate dehydrogenase, producing MKILCYGVREVELPFFLAAAKKYNLEIECVKEYLNTEETARMAKGFDGVLVRGNCFVNGQNLNIYKELGIRYVFTRSVGVDHIDIPYAKKLGFKLAYAPVYSPNAIAELAVNLALMLARHTAYMVERSSRKNFVVDSYMFSKEIRNCTVGVIGLGRIGMVVAQLFKGFGATVVGQDLFKKEGVDHILREVELDELLAVSDIISIHAPYIKENGRVVTKEFIAKMKKGAILVNAGRGELQDLDALIEAVESGHIAGLALDVLEDESEIFFKDFKGGPLPRESWEKLVALYPRVLITPHAGAYTDEAVKNMVELSFENFIEYETTGDCKNKIK from the coding sequence ATAAAAATACTGTGTTATGGTGTGCGTGAAGTCGAGTTGCCGTTTTTCCTGGCAGCCGCGAAAAAATACAATCTGGAGATCGAATGCGTCAAGGAGTACCTCAATACCGAGGAGACGGCCCGTATGGCCAAGGGCTTTGACGGGGTGCTTGTCCGCGGCAATTGTTTCGTCAATGGACAGAATCTCAATATCTACAAAGAGTTGGGGATTCGCTACGTATTCACCCGTTCCGTGGGCGTGGATCACATCGATATTCCCTACGCCAAAAAACTGGGCTTCAAGCTGGCCTACGCGCCGGTGTATTCGCCCAACGCCATCGCGGAGCTGGCTGTCAATCTGGCGCTGATGCTGGCCCGGCACACGGCCTACATGGTGGAGCGTTCTTCCCGGAAGAATTTTGTCGTGGATTCCTATATGTTCTCCAAGGAGATCCGCAACTGCACGGTGGGCGTCATCGGCCTCGGCCGGATCGGCATGGTCGTGGCGCAACTCTTCAAGGGCTTCGGGGCCACGGTTGTGGGGCAGGACCTCTTCAAAAAAGAAGGCGTCGACCACATCCTGAGGGAGGTGGAATTGGACGAGCTCCTTGCGGTGAGCGACATCATTTCCATTCACGCGCCCTATATCAAGGAAAACGGGCGGGTTGTCACAAAAGAATTTATCGCGAAAATGAAAAAAGGCGCGATCCTGGTCAATGCCGGAAGAGGCGAATTGCAGGATCTTGACGCCTTGATTGAGGCCGTGGAATCGGGACATATCGCTGGTCTGGCCCTCGATGTCCTCGAGGACGAGTCCGAGATCTTCTTCAAAGACTTCAAAGGCGGGCCTCTCCCGAGGGAATCCTGGGAAAAGCTCGTGGCCCTCTACCCCCGGGTTCTCATTACCCCCCACGCGGGCGCCTATACCGACGAGGCCGTGAAGAATATGGTGGAGCTTTCCTTTGAGAACTTCATCGAATACGAGACGACCGGAGACTGCAAAAACAAAATCAAATAG
- the amaP gene encoding alkaline shock response membrane anchor protein AmaP, with translation MIRKLIYFIAWVGIFILSLLGLLWSVSPHILQSVLGKFVAITPRCTRIFIFAASVLYFFLALWRIRIRSKKEDNYEIRTTDGVVTVSPQIITDYVRDSLRQDEDIKNLKVETIRNDRKFNIKIKTELATNGNVAEKSIHIQNKIKREVADKIGINIGEVEVKIAKFINKSAKEPAVVNEITERPAYERDADRNERAEKPEPAPEPVKETAPPQEDVAESGPEEIPEEPKKERRSFFGLFRKKPKEEKEEPVEEPVDETINPDLPTEETDGE, from the coding sequence ATGATAAGGAAACTGATCTATTTTATCGCATGGGTTGGGATTTTCATCTTATCCCTGCTGGGACTGCTCTGGTCGGTCTCCCCCCATATTCTGCAAAGCGTTTTGGGCAAATTTGTCGCGATCACGCCCCGTTGTACGCGGATTTTCATCTTCGCCGCATCCGTCCTCTATTTTTTCCTTGCCCTGTGGCGGATCCGAATCCGGAGCAAAAAAGAAGACAACTACGAGATCAGGACCACCGACGGCGTTGTGACCGTATCGCCCCAGATCATCACGGATTACGTGCGGGACTCGCTGCGGCAGGATGAGGACATCAAAAATCTCAAGGTGGAAACGATCCGGAACGACAGAAAATTCAACATCAAGATCAAGACCGAACTGGCCACCAACGGCAACGTGGCCGAAAAATCCATTCATATCCAGAACAAAATCAAGCGGGAAGTGGCTGACAAGATCGGCATCAATATCGGCGAAGTGGAAGTGAAGATCGCCAAATTTATCAATAAATCGGCCAAGGAACCGGCCGTCGTCAATGAAATTACCGAACGGCCCGCCTATGAGCGCGACGCGGACAGAAACGAAAGAGCCGAAAAGCCCGAACCCGCGCCGGAACCGGTAAAGGAAACGGCGCCGCCTCAGGAAGACGTCGCGGAGAGCGGACCCGAAGAAATCCCCGAAGAGCCGAAAAAAGAAAGACGGTCATTTTTCGGTTTGTTCAGGAAAAAACCCAAAGAAGAGAAAGAAGAGCCTGTGGAAGAACCCGTGGACGAAACGATCAATCCGGATCTGCCCACCGAGGAAACAGACGGGGAATAA
- the gdhA gene encoding NADP-specific glutamate dehydrogenase, which produces MSYIKEVYENLVKKFPEEKEFHQTAKEVLESLEQVIAENEELYRKNALLERLVEPERAIVFRVPWEDDKGQIHVNTGYRVQFNGAIGPYKGGLRFHPAVRLGTMKFLAFEQTFKNSLTGLPIGGGKGGSDFDPIGKSDNEIKRFCVSFMTELYRHIGPDRDVPAGDLGVSGKEIGYLFGQYRRIRGCYENGVITGKDLSFGGSKIRPEATGYGITYFLQEMLKDRGQELKGKTVAISGCGNVAWGAAKKMTELGAKVLTLSDPTGYVFFPDGLDKAKVDYMLEVRAGNLPIENFAKKFGVRFIAKKRPWEQKVDIAVPCATQNELDLEDAKTLLANGAALVCEGSNMPCTAEALEYLEKNGVDVGPSKAANAGGVAVSALEMSQDSIRYSWTEAEVEEKLHGIMRDIFRHCKEMCDKYKVSLVQGANIAGFMKVADAMLKQGNY; this is translated from the coding sequence ATGAGTTACATCAAAGAAGTCTATGAAAATTTGGTCAAGAAATTTCCCGAGGAAAAAGAATTCCACCAGACCGCCAAAGAGGTGCTGGAATCTCTGGAGCAGGTCATAGCGGAAAATGAGGAATTGTATCGAAAAAACGCGCTTCTTGAGCGCCTCGTGGAGCCGGAGCGGGCCATCGTGTTCCGGGTTCCCTGGGAAGACGACAAGGGGCAGATCCATGTGAATACGGGCTACCGCGTGCAGTTCAACGGCGCCATCGGCCCTTACAAGGGCGGCCTGCGCTTTCATCCCGCGGTGAGACTGGGGACAATGAAATTCCTCGCCTTTGAGCAGACATTCAAAAATTCGCTGACGGGTCTTCCCATCGGCGGCGGCAAAGGGGGCTCGGACTTTGACCCCATCGGCAAATCGGACAATGAAATCAAGCGCTTTTGCGTTAGCTTTATGACGGAGCTCTACCGCCATATCGGACCCGACCGGGACGTCCCCGCCGGGGATCTGGGCGTGTCGGGCAAGGAAATCGGCTATCTTTTCGGTCAGTACAGAAGAATCCGGGGCTGCTATGAAAACGGCGTCATCACCGGCAAGGACCTGTCCTTCGGCGGGAGCAAAATCAGGCCCGAAGCCACGGGCTACGGCATCACGTATTTTCTGCAGGAAATGCTCAAAGACAGAGGGCAGGAACTCAAAGGAAAGACCGTCGCCATTTCCGGCTGCGGCAACGTCGCCTGGGGCGCGGCAAAGAAAATGACGGAACTGGGCGCGAAAGTCCTGACGCTGTCCGATCCCACGGGCTATGTCTTTTTCCCCGATGGGCTCGACAAGGCCAAAGTGGACTACATGCTCGAAGTCCGGGCGGGAAATCTCCCGATCGAAAATTTCGCGAAGAAATTCGGCGTCCGCTTTATTGCGAAAAAACGCCCCTGGGAACAGAAAGTCGACATCGCCGTTCCCTGCGCGACCCAGAATGAGCTCGACCTTGAAGACGCCAAAACCCTTCTGGCAAACGGCGCGGCCCTCGTCTGTGAAGGCTCCAACATGCCCTGTACGGCGGAAGCTCTCGAATATCTCGAGAAAAACGGCGTGGACGTAGGTCCTTCCAAGGCAGCCAACGCGGGCGGCGTGGCGGTTTCGGCCCTCGAGATGTCCCAGGACAGCATCCGCTACAGCTGGACCGAGGCCGAGGTCGAGGAAAAACTCCACGGCATCATGAGAGACATTTTCCGGCACTGTAAGGAAATGTGCGACAAATACAAGGTGTCCCTCGTTCAGGGGGCCAACATCGCCGGCTTCATGAAAGTGGCCGACGCCATGCTCAAACAAGGCAATTACTGA
- a CDS encoding tryptophanase, with protein MARKYVAEPFRIKMVEPIKMLTREEREEKIRKAHYNLFNIEGKDVYIDLLTDSGTNAMSSHQWSALMLGDEAYAGASSYFRLMDAARDIFGYDYIQPVHQGRAAEKVLFPVLLTKGKFAISNMFFDTTRAHVELAGGRCIDCVVQEAKIPSRRAPFKGNMDVALLEKTILEKGPENVAIVVMTITNNSAGGQPVSMKNMREVAEICKKYRILLDIDAARYAENAYFIKRDEAGYQEKSIKEIVREFFGYADAFTMSAKKDTIVNMGGLIGIRKDDPDLILKIKAACISYEGFYTYGGLNGRDLETLATGLYEGLDEDFLKYRIGQVEYLASRLDDAGIEYQSPPGGHGVFVDAAKLFPHIPWYEFPGQTLGVELYKEAGIRTSEIGSYMLGNDPDTGKQLRADFEFSRLAIPRRVYTQAHMDVIADALIEIKKRAAAIKRGYKITWEPPILRHFQAHLEPIE; from the coding sequence ATGGCAAGAAAATACGTGGCTGAGCCGTTTCGGATCAAAATGGTGGAGCCCATCAAGATGCTGACGCGGGAGGAAAGGGAAGAGAAAATCCGGAAAGCGCATTACAATTTGTTCAATATCGAGGGAAAAGACGTATATATCGACCTCTTGACGGATTCGGGGACAAACGCCATGAGTTCCCATCAATGGTCGGCCCTCATGCTGGGTGACGAGGCCTATGCCGGCGCGTCCAGCTATTTTCGGCTGATGGACGCCGCCAGGGACATCTTCGGCTATGACTATATCCAGCCTGTGCATCAGGGGAGGGCCGCGGAAAAAGTTCTGTTCCCGGTTCTGCTGACCAAGGGGAAATTCGCGATCTCCAATATGTTCTTCGATACGACCCGGGCCCATGTGGAGCTGGCGGGAGGCCGCTGCATAGACTGCGTCGTTCAGGAAGCAAAAATTCCCTCCAGGCGGGCGCCGTTCAAAGGGAATATGGACGTGGCCCTTCTGGAGAAGACCATCCTCGAAAAAGGTCCTGAAAATGTGGCGATCGTCGTTATGACCATAACGAATAATTCAGCCGGCGGGCAGCCCGTCTCCATGAAGAATATGCGGGAAGTCGCGGAAATCTGCAAAAAATACCGCATTCTTCTCGATATCGACGCCGCCCGGTACGCGGAAAACGCCTATTTTATCAAAAGGGACGAGGCCGGTTATCAGGAAAAAAGCATCAAGGAAATCGTCCGGGAATTTTTCGGCTACGCCGACGCCTTTACGATGTCCGCCAAGAAAGATACGATCGTCAATATGGGCGGCTTGATCGGCATCCGGAAAGACGATCCCGATCTGATCCTGAAGATCAAGGCCGCCTGCATTTCCTACGAGGGTTTTTATACCTACGGCGGGCTGAACGGAAGGGATTTGGAGACATTGGCCACGGGCCTCTACGAGGGACTCGACGAAGATTTTCTGAAATACCGGATCGGTCAGGTCGAATATCTCGCCTCCCGTCTCGATGACGCCGGAATTGAGTATCAATCGCCCCCTGGCGGTCACGGCGTATTTGTGGACGCGGCTAAACTGTTTCCCCACATTCCCTGGTATGAATTTCCGGGACAGACCCTGGGCGTCGAGCTCTACAAGGAAGCGGGGATCCGAACGAGCGAAATCGGCTCCTATATGCTCGGAAACGATCCCGATACGGGAAAACAGCTCCGCGCGGACTTTGAATTCAGTCGGCTAGCCATTCCCCGCCGGGTCTATACTCAGGCCCATATGGACGTTATCGCCGACGCCCTGATCGAAATCAAAAAGAGAGCCGCCGCCATCAAGCGGGGGTACAAAATCACTTGGGAACCGCCTATTCTGAGACATTTCCAGGCGCATCTGGAACCGATCGAATGA
- a CDS encoding ABC transporter substrate-binding protein, giving the protein MHVSRKGIFKWILTFVLLFSLTVTSVMGNAAKKNWGKIDIVGKSGSLCASPTYIAYENGYFAEEGFDVTLITADGETRKVGLNNGTLPLTNTDFQFLPPIEQGLKFSVVDGLHYGCISIVVRGDSPIKSVADLKGKKIGVDELGSSPFQVTASWLALNDINVKGDVEIVPFGSDGNLQIQALKNGEIDAAALWDPFGTVAEQREGFRKLFDLGTHPDFAGKYCCFLFASDKVLEEEPEKIASLLRAYHKAQDWIAKNPEAAAKIVIDKKYVSTGNYELATTLLKSYQYPTYEDRKAGKTTLEQDLDYFVTILSKIGFLKTQDPGGFAKKIYRKVDTRDY; this is encoded by the coding sequence GGCATTTTCAAGTGGATTCTGACGTTCGTTTTGCTGTTTTCGCTTACGGTGACTTCCGTCATGGGAAATGCCGCGAAAAAAAATTGGGGCAAAATCGATATCGTCGGAAAGAGTGGATCCCTGTGCGCGTCCCCGACCTACATCGCCTATGAAAACGGCTATTTTGCCGAGGAAGGTTTTGACGTGACGCTGATCACGGCCGACGGAGAAACCCGCAAAGTGGGTTTGAACAACGGCACATTGCCCCTCACCAACACGGATTTCCAGTTTTTGCCGCCTATTGAACAGGGCTTGAAATTCAGCGTTGTGGACGGCCTTCACTACGGTTGTATCTCCATCGTGGTCCGGGGCGATTCGCCGATCAAAAGCGTGGCCGATCTAAAAGGAAAGAAAATCGGCGTCGACGAACTCGGCAGTTCTCCCTTCCAGGTGACCGCTTCTTGGCTGGCGTTGAACGATATCAACGTCAAGGGGGACGTGGAAATCGTGCCCTTCGGCTCCGACGGCAATCTGCAGATCCAGGCGCTGAAAAACGGCGAAATCGACGCGGCGGCCCTCTGGGATCCCTTCGGAACCGTGGCCGAACAGCGGGAAGGATTCAGAAAACTCTTCGATCTCGGAACCCATCCGGATTTTGCCGGAAAATACTGCTGCTTCCTTTTTGCCTCGGATAAAGTGCTCGAGGAGGAACCCGAAAAGATCGCGTCTCTTCTCCGGGCCTATCACAAGGCTCAGGATTGGATCGCGAAAAATCCCGAAGCGGCGGCGAAAATTGTCATCGACAAAAAATATGTTTCCACCGGCAACTATGAGTTGGCCACGACGCTGCTCAAGAGTTACCAGTACCCGACCTATGAGGATAGAAAGGCCGGAAAGACGACCCTTGAGCAGGACCTTGACTATTTTGTAACGATTCTCTCGAAGATCGGCTTCCTGAAGACGCAGGATCCCGGCGGATTCGCCAAGAAAATTTACCGGAAAGTGGACACGAGGGACTATTAA
- a CDS encoding ABC transporter permease subunit, translated as MKKNKNSYRLRIGLTILGFALAEITSFVLPTIQEDVDDRVYRAVLAGLIIFFVASGIRAGFTPMRRARYEKRAPFRFVLGLILAAWDILSAKTGIFPLPFFPSPSKILSVFLTDRDFMIQNLFFSLKLYFSGFLSGVLMGVGTGILIGWFPKVNYWVMPVMRITGVIPAVAWIPVALTIFRSGFVTGSFLIAMCAWFPIGFQTASGMQRTEKIYFEAAKTIGGGSLYQLFNVALPNAMPAVFTGISTANGLAFTTLVISEMLGAKGGLGYYINWAKAWAEYYKVYAAIIVMAVMFSLILKGINLIKDRVLIWQKGLVNAIDES; from the coding sequence ATGAAAAAAAACAAAAATAGTTATCGTTTACGAATAGGCTTGACCATTTTGGGTTTCGCGCTGGCGGAAATCACAAGTTTTGTCCTGCCGACGATACAGGAGGACGTGGACGACCGGGTCTACCGCGCCGTACTCGCGGGGCTCATCATATTTTTCGTCGCGAGCGGAATCCGTGCGGGATTTACACCCATGAGGCGGGCGCGATATGAAAAACGCGCCCCCTTTCGCTTTGTCCTCGGCCTGATCCTCGCGGCCTGGGATATTTTGAGCGCGAAAACAGGCATTTTTCCGCTCCCGTTTTTTCCGAGTCCGTCCAAAATCCTCTCGGTCTTTCTGACGGACAGGGATTTTATGATCCAGAACTTGTTTTTCTCATTGAAACTCTATTTTTCGGGATTTTTGAGCGGCGTCCTCATGGGGGTGGGAACGGGAATTCTGATCGGCTGGTTCCCGAAAGTAAACTATTGGGTCATGCCTGTCATGCGGATTACCGGGGTTATCCCCGCCGTAGCCTGGATCCCGGTGGCCCTGACCATCTTCCGCTCCGGCTTTGTGACAGGCTCCTTTCTCATTGCCATGTGCGCGTGGTTTCCGATCGGATTCCAAACCGCAAGCGGCATGCAACGGACGGAAAAAATCTATTTTGAGGCGGCAAAAACCATCGGCGGGGGGAGTCTGTACCAATTGTTCAACGTCGCGCTTCCCAACGCCATGCCCGCCGTGTTTACGGGAATCAGCACCGCCAACGGCCTCGCCTTCACGACGCTCGTCATCAGCGAAATGCTGGGGGCAAAAGGGGGGCTCGGGTATTATATCAACTGGGCCAAGGCCTGGGCGGAATATTATAAAGTCTACGCGGCGATTATCGTAATGGCCGTCATGTTCTCCCTGATCTTAAAAGGGATAAATTTGATCAAAGATCGTGTACTCATTTGGCAAAAGGGATTGGTGAACGCAATCGATGAATCTTAA
- a CDS encoding ABC transporter ATP-binding protein, with product MNLNAIDIRNVSQRFTGVAGEEVNVLRDINLQIRKGEFLSIIGPSGCGKTTLLRLIAGLASPLGGTLTEGDAPITGPSPDRGYVFQQNGLFPWLTVEKNIAAGLKARKVYAKEKRHVKKYIELVGLSGFEGAYPHQISGGMAQRAAIARSLINEPTVLLLDEPLGALDSFTRMNLQEELLRLWRDKGNTMIMVTHDIDEAVYLSNRIVVMTPRPGQIAKIIDVPMGYPRNRASADFTRLRTQILTFLNYAHETQPEYAL from the coding sequence ATGAATCTTAACGCAATTGACATTCGTAACGTGTCCCAGCGCTTTACCGGCGTCGCCGGAGAAGAAGTGAACGTCCTGCGGGACATCAATTTACAGATCCGGAAAGGGGAATTTCTCTCGATCATCGGCCCCAGCGGCTGCGGAAAAACGACGTTGCTGCGGCTGATCGCGGGCCTGGCTTCGCCCCTCGGCGGAACGCTCACGGAAGGAGACGCGCCCATTACGGGACCTTCGCCCGATCGCGGCTATGTCTTTCAGCAAAACGGGCTTTTTCCCTGGCTGACTGTGGAGAAAAACATCGCGGCGGGGCTCAAAGCGCGCAAAGTATACGCCAAAGAAAAGCGCCACGTTAAAAAATATATAGAATTAGTAGGTCTTTCAGGCTTTGAGGGAGCATACCCGCATCAGATCAGCGGCGGCATGGCGCAACGGGCGGCCATTGCCAGATCGCTCATCAACGAACCGACGGTTCTTCTGTTGGACGAACCTCTGGGGGCCCTCGACAGCTTCACGCGAATGAATCTGCAGGAAGAATTGCTGCGCCTTTGGCGCGACAAAGGAAATACCATGATCATGGTCACCCACGACATCGACGAAGCCGTTTATCTGAGCAATCGCATCGTGGTTATGACCCCGCGGCCGGGGCAAATCGCCAAAATCATCGACGTCCCCATGGGATATCCGAGAAACCGGGCGTCTGCGGATTTTACGCGGCTGCGGACGCAAATCCTGACTTTTTTGAACTATGCCCACGAGACACAGCCGGAGTACGCGCTGTGA
- a CDS encoding Asp23/Gls24 family envelope stress response protein — MSELGNIKIADDVVKTIAAKAAGDVKGVYKLAGGGLEEVGMKFLGKKRQTNGIKVEIGEKDCKVEVFIIVEYGHPISVVAKEVQQAVLGAISDLCGLNVAEVNVYVQDVKIKSDDEPKEEAITNESSNPEETGGED; from the coding sequence ATGAGCGAACTGGGAAATATCAAAATCGCGGATGACGTGGTGAAAACCATTGCCGCCAAGGCCGCGGGCGACGTCAAGGGCGTCTATAAACTGGCGGGCGGCGGTCTCGAAGAAGTCGGCATGAAATTTTTGGGCAAAAAGCGCCAGACAAACGGGATCAAAGTGGAAATCGGGGAAAAGGACTGCAAGGTCGAGGTCTTTATCATCGTGGAATACGGCCATCCCATTTCCGTCGTCGCCAAAGAGGTTCAGCAGGCGGTATTGGGGGCCATCTCCGACCTCTGCGGGCTCAATGTGGCCGAAGTCAACGTCTACGTCCAGGACGTCAAGATCAAAAGTGACGACGAACCCAAAGAAGAAGCCATTACAAACGAATCATCCAATCCGGAGGAAACAGGCGGGGAAGACTGA